In the genome of Paenibacillus pabuli, one region contains:
- a CDS encoding helix-turn-helix transcriptional regulator, protein MLIVKREEERTTRERILFMLKQQGTMTAREMTAELGLTGMAIRRHLTALEQDGWIEVREARATAGRPSAVYHLTVRGDSFFPKSYSSLTLELLEELSDSAGSGVVDALFESRRDKLLRSGQPQMEGQDLAGRVEELARIQNANGYMADASREEDGTYVLTELNCPIVQVASVYKQACRCELELFRSLLQADVERTECYADGGKKCTYQIREAAGN, encoded by the coding sequence GTGCTGATCGTGAAGCGCGAAGAGGAACGAACGACGCGTGAACGGATTTTGTTCATGCTGAAGCAGCAAGGCACAATGACCGCAAGGGAAATGACAGCTGAGCTTGGTCTGACCGGCATGGCGATTCGCCGTCATCTGACGGCACTGGAGCAGGATGGATGGATTGAGGTTCGGGAAGCCAGAGCTACAGCTGGACGTCCATCCGCTGTGTACCATCTAACGGTACGCGGGGATAGCTTTTTTCCAAAATCATATTCATCACTGACCCTGGAACTGCTGGAGGAGCTATCTGATTCGGCGGGCAGCGGTGTCGTGGATGCATTGTTTGAGAGCCGCCGGGACAAGCTGCTTCGCAGCGGACAGCCGCAGATGGAAGGCCAGGATCTGGCCGGACGTGTCGAGGAACTTGCGCGCATCCAGAATGCAAACGGATATATGGCCGATGCCTCCAGGGAAGAGGATGGCACTTATGTGCTTACCGAGCTGAACTGCCCCATTGTTCAGGTAGCAAGTGTGTATAAGCAGGCTTGCCGCTGTGAACTGGAACTGTTCCGTTCATTGCTGCAGGCCGATGTGGAGCGCACTGAATGTTATGCCGATGGCGGCAAAAAATGCACGTACCAGATTCGCGAAGCGGCTGGGAATTAA